In a genomic window of Verrucomicrobiota bacterium:
- a CDS encoding DUF4365 domain-containing protein translates to MACSVSGRHEDNNGVDARVTAWAPFDNGGYLTEVDLKIQLKATIQPPGDNGMHRSYFLAGVNRYDDLRAATVDVARILVVLFLPPDAAEWISHTEDELALRRCGYWVSLRGAAATSNRSGATVYIPKAQAF, encoded by the coding sequence ATGGCATGCTCCGTGAGCGGCCGCCACGAGGATAACAATGGAGTGGACGCGCGGGTAACAGCGTGGGCGCCGTTCGATAACGGCGGTTACCTTACGGAGGTAGACCTCAAAATCCAGTTGAAGGCGACGATCCAGCCACCCGGGGACAACGGAATGCATCGTTCTTATTTTCTTGCCGGAGTCAACCGATACGACGACCTCCGAGCAGCGACCGTAGACGTGGCTCGTATTCTTGTCGTCCTCTTTCTTCCGCCAGATGCTGCAGAATGGATCTCGCACACAGAAGACGAACTCGCGCTGAGGCGCTGCGGCTATTGGGTGAGCCTGCGTGGAGCGGCAGCCACAAGCAATCGGAGCGGCGCTACAGTGTATATACCGAAAGCGCAAGCCTTTTAG